A region of Streptomyces sp. NBC_01267 DNA encodes the following proteins:
- a CDS encoding P1 family peptidase: protein MTPGDQTPADAPEDAREAPAEAPVDAARGAATGSPTDSLTDSLTDVAGLRVGHARVPGGRALSGTTVVLTPPGGAVAAVDVRGGGPGTRETDALDPRNLVQRVDAVVLTGGSAYGLDSASGVMAWLEEQGRGFQVGPDPAQVVPVVPAACIFDLGRGGDWRARPDAATGRAAVEAAARTESGAPVAQGNVGAGTGAVAGGLKGGVGSASITLASGVTVGALAVVNAVGSTVDPQTGVLYGEYGDGRPEYPDAAVHAEAQRRLAAARGRHARPPLNTTIAVVATDAELTRAQAQKLAGTAHDGLARAVRPVHLLHDGDTVFTLATGTCRLPDPGVLNEVLAAGADALCRAVVRAVRAAESVEGPGGTFPAHRDLY from the coding sequence ATGACACCAGGGGACCAGACACCAGCAGACGCACCGGAAGACGCACGGGAGGCGCCGGCGGAGGCGCCGGTCGACGCAGCCCGCGGCGCGGCCACCGGCTCGCCCACCGACTCGCTCACCGACTCGCTCACCGATGTGGCCGGTCTGCGGGTCGGGCACGCGCGAGTGCCCGGCGGCCGGGCGCTGAGCGGCACCACCGTCGTGCTGACCCCGCCCGGCGGGGCGGTCGCCGCGGTGGATGTGCGCGGGGGCGGACCCGGCACCCGCGAGACGGACGCGCTCGATCCGCGGAATCTGGTGCAGCGGGTGGACGCCGTCGTACTGACCGGCGGCAGTGCTTACGGGCTGGACTCCGCGTCCGGTGTGATGGCCTGGCTGGAGGAGCAGGGGCGCGGCTTCCAGGTCGGGCCCGACCCCGCGCAGGTCGTCCCGGTCGTCCCCGCCGCGTGCATCTTCGACCTGGGGCGCGGCGGTGACTGGCGGGCCAGGCCGGACGCCGCGACCGGACGCGCGGCGGTGGAGGCTGCCGCCCGTACGGAATCCGGCGCCCCGGTCGCCCAGGGCAACGTGGGCGCCGGTACGGGAGCGGTCGCCGGTGGGCTCAAGGGCGGTGTGGGCTCGGCGAGCATCACACTCGCCTCGGGTGTCACCGTCGGCGCCCTCGCCGTGGTCAACGCGGTGGGTTCGACGGTCGATCCGCAGACCGGCGTGCTCTACGGCGAGTACGGCGACGGCCGGCCCGAGTATCCGGATGCCGCCGTGCACGCGGAGGCGCAGAGGCGGCTGGCCGCTGCGCGCGGGCGCCACGCGCGCCCCCCGCTGAACACCACCATCGCCGTGGTCGCCACCGACGCGGAACTCACCCGTGCCCAGGCGCAGAAGCTGGCCGGTACGGCGCACGACGGACTCGCGCGCGCCGTACGCCCCGTCCACCTGCTGCACGACGGCGACACCGTGTTCACGCTCGCCACCGGCACATGTCGGCTCCCCGATCCGGGGGTGCTCAACGAAGTGCTGGCCGCAGGTGCCGACGCGCTGTGCCGGGCCGTGGTGCGGGCGGTGAGAGCGGCGGAGTCGGTGGAGGGGCCGGGCGGAACGTTCCCGGCCCACCGTGATCTGTACTGA
- a CDS encoding DUF6227 family protein: protein MSDPHETTEEHLARLLGRALNSFELPDATIERLDCALAHNSALHSSHHSSGAGLHRETYRHTFLIADGSDLTLWELVYDTGAGAGPQHELYTGQEEARLAVTRIRGADAAAMFPDEDPEDDLGILSALKSTPPAPVARTYSADRSADHARRVLRRAENPDRPGEDVARLLRSAFAHQISQAFGTQCRFETGEDAGFTLYEHAFLLLDGQEFSLWEVEHTATPDGRHMCEVYTSQSAARTAMELRARVR, encoded by the coding sequence TTGAGCGATCCGCATGAGACGACCGAGGAGCACCTCGCGCGACTCCTCGGCCGCGCGCTGAACTCCTTCGAGCTGCCCGATGCCACCATCGAGCGGCTCGACTGCGCGCTGGCGCACAACAGCGCGCTGCACTCCTCGCACCACAGCTCGGGCGCCGGGCTGCACCGCGAGACGTACCGGCACACCTTCCTCATCGCCGACGGCAGCGACCTGACCCTGTGGGAGCTGGTGTACGACACGGGTGCCGGTGCGGGCCCGCAGCACGAGCTGTACACGGGCCAGGAGGAGGCCCGGCTCGCCGTCACCCGTATCCGTGGCGCGGATGCCGCCGCGATGTTCCCGGACGAGGACCCGGAGGACGACCTCGGCATCCTGAGCGCCCTGAAGTCCACCCCGCCCGCCCCGGTGGCCCGGACCTACTCGGCCGACCGGTCGGCCGACCATGCCCGCCGCGTACTGCGTCGCGCGGAGAACCCGGACCGTCCCGGCGAGGACGTGGCCCGGCTGCTGCGTTCCGCATTCGCCCACCAGATCAGCCAGGCCTTCGGCACCCAGTGCCGCTTCGAGACCGGGGAGGACGCCGGCTTCACCCTCTACGAGCACGCCTTCCTGCTGCTCGACGGCCAGGAGTTCAGCCTCTGGGAGGTCGAGCACACGGCCACGCCCGACGGCCGCCACATGTGCGAGGTGTACACCTCGCAGAGCGCCGCCCGGACCGCGATGGAGCTGCGCGCCCGCGTGAGATGA
- a CDS encoding helix-turn-helix transcriptional regulator: protein MTDTPARLLQLLSLLQTPREWPGGELADRLAVSRRTIRRDIDRLRDLGYPVQATMGAEGGYRLVAGKAMPPLVLDDEEAVAIAVGLRAGAGHAVEGIEEASVRALAKLEQVLPSRLRHRVATLQAATIPLTSGDGATIDPATLTVIAGAATGPERLRFGYRAGDGTETKRLVEPHRLVSTGRRWYLVAYDIDREDWRTFRVDRVSEPFPTGVRFVPRELPAGNAAEFVSRSLSRRQPVVDLDVTFEAPAEFVAARLPNGMATPEALGERRCRLRQPIADSLEYLGLRLSLVDAEFTVHHPSELIDHLAELGARLVRAASDG, encoded by the coding sequence ATGACGGACACTCCGGCACGGCTGCTGCAACTGCTCTCGCTGCTCCAGACTCCGCGTGAATGGCCGGGGGGTGAGCTCGCCGACCGCCTGGCGGTCAGCCGGCGCACGATCCGGCGGGACATCGACCGGCTGCGCGACCTCGGCTACCCCGTGCAGGCCACGATGGGCGCCGAGGGCGGATACCGCCTGGTCGCGGGCAAGGCGATGCCCCCGCTGGTCCTCGACGACGAGGAGGCGGTGGCCATCGCGGTCGGCCTGCGCGCCGGGGCGGGGCACGCGGTCGAGGGCATCGAGGAGGCATCCGTACGGGCACTGGCCAAGCTGGAGCAGGTGCTGCCGTCCCGGCTGCGCCACCGCGTCGCCACGCTCCAGGCCGCGACCATCCCGCTGACCAGCGGCGACGGTGCGACGATCGACCCGGCGACCCTGACGGTGATCGCGGGCGCGGCCACCGGGCCCGAGCGGCTGCGCTTCGGCTACCGGGCCGGGGACGGTACGGAGACGAAGCGGCTGGTCGAGCCGCACCGCCTGGTCTCCACCGGGCGGCGCTGGTACCTCGTCGCGTACGACATCGACCGGGAGGACTGGCGTACGTTCCGGGTCGACCGGGTCAGCGAGCCGTTCCCGACCGGAGTGCGGTTCGTTCCGCGGGAGCTGCCTGCGGGCAATGCGGCGGAGTTCGTCAGCCGGTCGCTGTCGCGGCGCCAGCCGGTGGTGGATCTCGACGTCACCTTCGAGGCGCCGGCGGAATTCGTGGCGGCGCGGCTCCCGAACGGGATGGCCACGCCGGAGGCCCTGGGGGAGCGGCGCTGCCGACTGCGGCAGCCGATCGCCGACTCGCTGGAGTACCTGGGGCTGCGCCTCTCGCTGGTGGACGCGGAATTCACCGTCCACCATCCGTCCGAACTGATCGACCACCTGGCCGAGTTGGGGGCTCGGCTGGTCCGGGCAGCGAGTGACGGATGA